A stretch of DNA from Syngnathus acus chromosome 1, fSynAcu1.2, whole genome shotgun sequence:
TTGCCGTTCTGCGTTAGCGTGGGCCGGGGCCGAGGCGGGGCCGTCATGTGACGACCCGTTGGCATTGGCTAGGATTTGAAAGACGGGAGATTAATGGAGGCCTCATGGGTTGTATCAACGCGGGATTGTGTGACAGCGGCCAATTTATTGGGTACACTTCCACTATGGCTCCTCTGCATCTAATTCTGCTTCTCCGAAGATATTTAAGGACACAACCGACTGCACACGCCGGCAGCTTACACTTACCGGcagcttacaaaaaaaatgtgatagCCAACACCATATGTTTGCACCCGAGTGATCAAATTCCCAATCTGTGGTATGTGTACGTGAGATTTAAAAGTGGAAGGCTGACCTGTCATTAAAATTTATATTATGGTTTTCCCGTGTGGTGAatgtttgattattttatttcatttatttattatttgtatttaattttatttctttatttctttagtAAGACATCATTTGTTACCTTGACTCACCTGTGCCTGATTTTTCTCACCATGATCCGATTCCACGGGCAGAACTCAATGTTTTTAATCATCATcggggtttttgttttttaggtaGTTAACGGGGTGGAATGGGTGCGCCATCTCTGATGAAATGttaaaaggttttttttgttttaattcaacAGTGGGCTTTGGGAATTGAGCAACTTTAGGAGAACCGTAATGCAAATGATTATGGCGAGCAGCAAGTGTGGAAGTCTAGAAGAAGTGTTGACGTGTACCTTTTGGGGTCCACCAACTTGTAGAGTTTGCCACTTTGCGACTGCACCATGCTTTTACTGCTCGCCAGTATGTAGCCTTCacctgaaacaaaatggaagatGTTTTACGGGTGCACGGAAAACACTCACGAGCGGGAAGCACGCCGGGATGGTTTAACGAAGAACAGCAAAATCCCATAAGGGGACAAAGTGTAAACATGTGTCTGCGGGGTCCCGTGCCTTTTGGGACGCACGCCCGCGAGAGCGCCGATCAAACATTTATGATGGCTGTTGTTGAGCGAGTGCTTGACTTAATCAGAAACACTGCAGCCGACAGTTTGTAATCCCCGCCGATGACTGGTGGGCCGCAGCTGGTATAAAGTTCTGTATCACATTAGGCCGCTCACCTCACTTCACCCGAGCGCTCCCAAATTGACGGCAACACACTACACCCGTGCAAAACATTGCGCCGTAGGTGGCCCAGCATGCAAAATGGGAGGCTTTGCGTGATGTTTTATAGCAATGACATTGAATCCATCAGGAAGTATGCATTTAATATCCTGCTGGCTGATTGAAAGTCAAAACCGTATTTCCTCAAATGGTGGCCGTCCCTTGAATAGAAAGCCGTCGAGTCGCCGGCTGGGTCATCCGCTGACAAAATAAACGCCTCCCTCGGACGGTAACTTTGCTTATCTCCAATTGCTCACACACGGGAATTCCCAAAAAGTTAACGCCACCCTGTGACTGGTCAAGCATAAGGGCAACTGACTCGTAAAATACTGTACGCCTCGTCACGGCCACACTGACCCAGCTCGTCTTCTCCGAATCCCAGGATGTGTCCGACCAGCGTGGAGCCGCAGGAGCTGGCTGAGCCCAGACAAAGCGGTTTCTCCTGCCACTGGTCGCTTGCTGCCGACGGCGTTATCGACGACTTCTGGAGAATCCGCAGGTTGCTGAGATAAACAGTAGATAGGATCGAACAAAACAAGTCAAGTCTTGGAGCCGTGAAGTACGTGACCTCCGCTCCAACTGAAGTGTCAATTATTTATTGGCTATGTCATCCagttgaatgaataaataatctgAATAATGCTGTACTTCCTTGAAACAATTATTAGCCAAAACGTTGGCGCTACATGTGCATGCAACATAGGACTGAAGTCACAGTGACCACCTGTCTGTCCACTGGactggtgctgctgttttcgTTCGCAACTGAGTTCAAACAGCAATTTTGTGTGAAGACATTAGCATCTTTGAACTGAGGTCATTACACAAAAGGGAGTTGTCAATCACAAGGTGTTTATTTGTGGAAATATGCCATTTTATATTATAGAGGTCAATGAATTAATCCTTGCACATGTCTTGGCTACCATTCTAACCATTTTCCTTTCCCACAGACCCGCATGATGCCACTAGAGACCGTCGTTGCGTCACCAGGAAGGTTTTGCTCAATCACAAGATTCACAACACATCCGCAAATTGGAACGGAATTTCAGCCACCGCGCATGGTTCCAAACCCAATCCCAAAGATCCTGCAATGAAGGGAAATTTCTCACCGTGATTGACTTCCTCTTTGCCTCTTGGAGCGTCAGTCTTTGACATCAGCAAATGAGGATGAATTACAAACCAAAGAAAAGTGTGAACAGCGCAAGGCAGGATGTCCCGTCTCCATTTACACCCAACTGGCCAGGCCACTGTGGCAAGAGTAACACAATACCGACGTCCCCCACCGGCCCCACCCCCACATCGCTGGAACTTTGTATTCACCGCATGATGCAAGGGACAGATTGACGAGGGTGAGAATGGAGAGTGGTGACGTCTGCAAATCTAACATTCTCAAAAACTATAATGGTTGCCTCCTACAGGAACACAAATGCTGGtgacacaaaacacaccaTTTGAACTCTGTAGccaaccaaaacagcagcaccctTCCTCTAAAAGATGGTCCCCAATCTGAAACATGCTACAATTTGGAGGCaatatggtttgtgccttacCCGAGCTTATCTCCAAACACGTAGCTGCCGTACAATCGTCTGGACTGGCAACCCCTGTAGATGAAACCGCCCACTGGCGGCGCTCCTCCGATGGACTGCAGGTCATAGACGGAAGGTTCGTTCTCTGCGCAGTatgaaggagaggagcaaatattagaaaaacaaaatcattctttgagaagaaaaaaaaaacgtaaattagcttttttaagaaaaaaatgtattttaaaagaactttttactttttgtgcgGAAAAGGGCGTTGAGGAACTAATTTTATAATTAAAGTATAGTTTGTGAGAATGATGAAGCCAAACGACAACAATAAAGCGATGACCATGAAATATGACTTTTAAATATGGTTTTCGTGGAACAAGCCATTTTGGGTCCGCATTTTGTCAGTACCGCATGGACTTTGGCAGACGTCCGCATTGTCCCCCTGTCTGCTTCATAAGTTTGACGCTGATGTAATAAGACTTATTTTTGGAGCGCTGTGGTCTTGGCAATGGGAAATGTGAATGGCGGCTGGTGTGTTGATTTCCCCACGGCAATGACTTTCCAGTTTAGATAATTGGCCCCTGTGGCGAAGCATCCCTCAAGGGGGTCAAGTCGACATTTGGGTTGCCTAAGTCGTCATTATTAAGACAAACAGCCGTTAATTTATCTGTGGAAGGAAAGTGGGTTAAAAATGGTCAAGAGCgccatttgccttttttttccgctCATTGTGAGAGGAACCCCGCTGAGATTTGCGTCTTCAACAATGCTAAGCCATCAACCTTGTGGTTATTGCTGTAGACAGATCCAAATTCACAGTGTGGatgcaattttgcttttggCATTTATGTGCTCCGTGCACACAGGGGTTCCAAGTGAGTgaatttgtgtgcgtgtgtgtgtgtgtgttgggggggtaTTTCTCTGGCACTTCTAAAATTTTTACATGTAACCTCCTGTACCTTGGCAGCTGTCCTGAATTGTATCTCAACGTGTTGCCAAACTGCTGTGTTCTTACAAAACGAGGGTGGgggaatttttttgttctcaatTTAAAGCCAAAATCTTGGGCAAAAAAGGCACATTTACATCATGATCAATTTTATGGAGTGTTTCTTAAAAGAGTGCTTTGACGGCACGCTTCGACGAGTTGGTACCAAGGATGTCTCAAAACATTCCCAGAATGTTGTGTCTATCCAGATTTCTCGACAAAATTCTTTTTTATAGTGTTTTAAAGTACACCTGCACATTAGAGACATTTCTACTTGAACTCACCGTAATCTTTCCCTTTGTGAATCTCCAAAATTCTTCCCGTGGTGGAGTTTTTGCCGCTGGCATCCGTGCAGAGCATGAGGAGGCTCCCGTTCTCCGTTTGGATCCGGTCCACGCTGCACCTACGCCACACAGAACCCAGAAAATAAGGAGCACAGAACGACACGAGTGcgcttaatttaaaaaaaaatttttttttttgcgtttgACCAACCTGCCTGGGTCGTGTAAACCTTGCGCAAAGATTTCCGGTGGCTGGTTGGTGCCATTGAAGTACGGGTTGTCCCGCGGGATGGAATAGGGGGACGCGCAGCCATCCGTGTCCACGTCTACGCTGAGCACGGACCCTGTGAAATCACTGCGCACCAACGCATCTTTTAGGCTTTGGATGACCTTCATGTCTTGATACCTTTGGACCTTTCCTCACCTGAGTCCATCCATCTCCTCCATGTCGTCCAGGGTGATCATTCCGTCCCCCAGGATGATGTACAGCAGACCCTCGGGGCTGAAGAGCAGTTGCCCGCCCAGATGTTTCCGGTGCAGCTCGGCTACTTCCATCAGGACCCGGAGGGTCCGGATGTCCACCTGGTTTGGGTTCTTTCtgagggattaaaaaaaaaaaagatcctgcGTCAAAAAGTGAGTCTGGGACAAATtcatggcatttccattcatttcaatgaggaaagatgatttgagacaTGAGGCAGACAGTGGGCGGGCGATGACATCACGCAGTCTCTTGCAAAGTGAGTCTTTGGCTACACTAGGAGGAGTAACATTTCATCCTCGCTTATTTTGAGTTTCTAAAGGTCTCGCAATTTgcccggaaaaaaaaaggaaagaaaaacagcttTCTAAAGAAAATAACGACGCTGTAAAAATGCCATCAAATCCTCGAGTTGAGTTACGGCCCCGTGCGCCGCAGTCAGTCCGCGGGACGGCGTGCCAAAACTGTCATTAAGATTAGATCATTAAGGCAAATGGACTGGTGTGATTGAGAGAAGacgctttttttcctccaccaATCGTTTATCATTCAAGTGAACAGCTGCATACTTTAGATCCGCCGACTTTTTACTGCTCCTTAACACCTTTTTCTGGAACGTTTTACAGTCAGTTATATTATAGCATAAAATCACATACTTAAAGATAATATATGTCTGAGATGGAAAAAGATTATGTGCAAAGAGCCcattagttgttgtttttttggagtgtttgcccccccccccccccgttacCTGGACACGGTGTACTCCACAACGCGGAGAATGTGGTCGTGCGGCCCGATGGCCCAGCGCTCTTGGTTGGTGGTGTAGGCGACGTAGAGCTTGCCATTCTTCTTATAATTGGGATGGAATGCCAGGCTTAGCAGGCCCCTTTCATCTCTGCCCTGCAGTCAGATGGCAAAGCACAAAAGATCCAGGAGTTAATTATGTCCCGCCTCGGCCTCTCCTTGGTCGTGTGGGTTCCGAAtcagccccccctcccctgaccgccccccccctctctctaaTCCCCCTTTTTATTTCTCCATCACATTCCCTTTGACACCGCTGGCATTCTTTCATTCTTCCCTTTCAAACCATCGCCTGTTTCACTTCACACCTCCACCGAGCTCCTTGAATATACCATTACCCGCCATTATAAAGCATTTGACTCCGAGCGCAGCCGTTTGCGGCTCCTCTTCCAACCCCGCCCACTCCTCTTGGTTATGCGCGCTTGTCCTCGGGGATCTGGGTCCCCGCAGCCGCCCACCGCGCCCCTCCCAGGACGCCCCGGGGCCCTTCGAGGTGGCCCCCTATTGTGCggtgatttgtgtgtgtaatctTTGGGGGATATCCGTGAATGCGGCGCTGAGTGGCTCAAAGAATTTATTAGCTCGCTCACAGTTCATAGAGAGCACAAAAGTGCAGAGTGCTTCAACTCCGTACCACCCCGGCCGCACCGCGCCCCTTCGCGGGTTTACACAAAACGCATGCAAAATTCACATCATCAGGggaaaaggagggggggggtggaaaaaaaaatactaaacaAGGAAGGGGCTGCCAATTCCCACTGTCTTGGCAACATGTTTAGAAAACATCTAAATTGCTTGTGTAATATGTAAACCTTTGTCTCAGCCCCAGAGGCAGCTCTGCCGCTACCTTGGTGGTCTCGCCGTCatcgctcgctcactcgctgTAATAATCAACAATCGCGCCAAGCTAGGCCGGAGCAGGTCGGCCCGGACGGCTTGGTCATTAACGTGGCGCTCTTCTCCGCAAAAGAGTGGACTTGGGTGTAAAAACGGACAGACCAGGGGATTGACAATTGGGTGgctgaatatatatatatatatatatataatatatatagaCAAAACTTCAGACCATCTGAAAGTGTGTCTAAATTGTGGCGCAGATGCTTTAACATCATTTTGGTGAATTTGATCAAGGTGGAGGCAGAAAGATTCCGTCATCGTAGTTCGCTCgtaaaaatatgacaaaaatgaacattcTCCAAAAATGAGTCgttctgttttatttctcaTCTATTACACGGCAATTTGCGATTGGCTCacaaccagtccagggtgtatcCTGCGACTCGCCCAGAGTCGACTGGGATCGGCTCCAGCTGACACGCGCCCTTTAATATTCCGGCCAAAAGGTCGTGCAACACATCTAAATAATCAAGATGGATGTTGTGAGGTTTACTCCACCGCTCGCAGTCTTGTTTGGATGGCGTAACGTGTACGCAGACACTTACGCCGGCCACATGTGGAATCAAAAAGGATGACGCGGCACCCTGGAATGTTCTAGGAGTACCGATGAGCAAGAACCGAGACCCCCACAGAGAACCTCGTGGGTTTCATTGATGTTGTGAAAGCTGTTGCGATACGTAAGAGTCAGACAGCAGCTCGCTCAAGTCAAATCCGGGTTGGAGGGGGGGCGGGAAAGAAAAGGTGACTTGTACCCCGCCAATTGTGTCAGGATGTTTTATAGCCGTGTCCGTATGTTGAATGTGGAGATGCACTGACCCATATCCCCAAAATAAACCAAAGGTAACCGCAATTCCGAAGAGGCCGTGATCCGAGGCCAAGGGGGCGACACCCTGAATAAACAGTGTTGCAAGCCAATGAACGATTTGCTCCCTTGCTAATAACTTGGATTGCTTCATTGTACAACAGCCAGTCCTTTATGTAAGCACTAAATACAGCATCTGTCAGCACACTTGCAGTCAGGCAGTGCTCCGAATGAATCTTTCAAGGTATtatcttttcatttgtcaCAAACACCTGCTGCTGCATTCCTCCCTTCCCTCCACTTGTGTTCTCCGGGGGGTCCGGctttgaaaatgaagcttGAGGAAAGGATGAGGAGGGGTTGTATAGTTTTGGCAAAGACTACATAACGCAGgtctagcaaaaaaaaaaaaaaagggaacggACAGATGGACGGGCCACCAAATATCGATGTATTGCGCTTGCCGGGCCAGCAGTTGGCGACGCCACTTTGTAATGGAAAAACGACTCGCATGCACATCATCTGCTTCTCCTTCgaacaaaaaacatcttttcaaTGGCCTTCATTGCGGTATGTTGACATACCAAAGGAAGAAGTTGACTAATTTCCACAAATAATGAGCCCAAAAATTggcagtgacatttttttatccctctgggaaaaaaaaaaagagctgcagCTGTAAGTAAATACATTCAAGCTGAGTCTTGTCCAATCACATTAGAGGTGAGGGAGGAAAATATCAAGCAGTTGCGGCGAGGACGACCGAGGATGGTGCGCATTTGCGGCGGGGACAAGCGTACAGAGATCAAATTACAGGCGGAACACCCACAGCGCAGCATGCAGCCCGCAGCTGAAGCGGCACGCCATTGTTTCGCTGCAGCTTAATTGGCACACGGAGGGGACGGCGAGGAGGGTGGGCGTCCATAGAAGGAGCGAGCGGGAGTGTTGGGGGAGTGGGAGAAGGAAACACAGGGCATTACAATCAAAGCATGTGCATGGGACTGATGATAAAGCGGTTATCTGGCTCCTCTCTAGGGGGGGCTCTATATTGAAGGCAGCTCCATCCTGTTGATGCTGCCGGTAAACACCTTCTCCATTTTGCGTGGCTGGAGGGGGGGGCCGAGGCTGGCAGAACAAGACTCGCGGGATCGGATCATCATAACGATGGCTTCATGCACATCCAGCGATGATGCCGACGATAAGGGGAAGACGGAGCATGCCGAGCGGGACCCGCGAGGGGCCACTTAGATATTCAGAAGCTTTGCTTGCTTTGACTCCCTGTAAACAAACTGTGACTGGCATGCGTGCGGGAACAAACTTCCTGTCCGGGAGCGTGTGCACCCCTTCCTCCTCACCCTTGAAATATCCCGGCAATGCCATCTCCGCATGCAATCTGAAGAATTTAGGACACTTCCCATCGCTCCTTGCCTGTGCGGCTGAAACTTCAAACTCATCTCTTGCATGCTAGCTTAGTTAGCGTCCACTTCAACCAGATTCTTAAATAAAGTCTTTTAACCTGTTTATTTCTATGTACTATTTCgatataatattaaaaaaaaaatttaaaaaaaataatcttgtTTGACTATTAAGGCCTATTTTTTCCAGAACTCCCAAATCGTACCATTTTTTTCAGCGTGACTCCTCAGAGGAACAATGTGGGATAGATTAGGCGGGCCATTAAGCCATCTTGTGAGAGCGAGCGAACGGCGCAGCAGCACAATGCAAGCTGTATGTACAGTTAATTAGCAGAAAATAGCGCAATGATTGGCCGCCGTCACGTTTGATGAATGGTTTCTTGTTTGGCATAACGATATAATTGCAACGCTAATAGCGAGCAGGCAACAAGGGAGACGTTACTGGCGGCCGGCTCCTCCTTACCTTCAGGCCGCTCTGCACCAATTTGTGGATGTCCAGGAAGGGCTCCTTGAGCAGCTGCAGGTCGTGGGTGAGTATTCGGACGAATCCCTCCCGCTCCAAGACAAAGAGGCGCTGGGATCCGTCGCCGCAGTGCACCGCGGCCACAGGCTGCCGTAGACCACTCAACACCTCCTGGGCACAGTAgcagttgtgtttgtgtttcctgGGCAATGGCGGAGATACAAGAAGGGCAGACAGAGGAGAaggtaaagaaataaaatggggGTGTTTGATATTCAATTGCATTTTGTGAGGGAAAGGCCCTTTGCGAACAAACTTCGGCACAACGCCGAAGATTTAACGCCCGAGTCGGACccgaaaatgaaaacaaactgcGGCCACAAACCTGCTGATATCTTCCATTTTCTCATCTCCCAAGTAGTTGGAATCTTGGCCCTGCGCTTGCTTTCGCTGAAAATCTGGAAAGCACAGGCCTGCGTCTCGTCGACCGTAGTATTGGCAGAACTCGTCCGCGTCGGCCTGGAACAATTCtgcacaaataaaatcaaatgaaatacgGGCGGGTACATTTGATAAAGCGGGCAGAGCGAAAATGCAACGAACGGGCGTTTGCTGTCGACTGGAGGAGAAAGACGAGGAAAGCGGTGGACAGAAAGCGGCAAAAAGATACGATATGTGTTTGTTGGATCAAACCAAAGCGCAGAGAAAAAGAGACAGCGGGCCAAACCAAACGCGTTTTTCTGGCTAAAATTGCAAGGAGGAGAGAGACTATAATTTACACTGACATGATTTTGGCCAACGGCGAGCGTGTTTGTGCATATCGAATAATGAATTGCCGACTTTGcgaaaaacatttattgacaaTGTACACCAGCTGTCAGTTTGACATGATTGCAATGCGGGCGAGCGAGAAACCGAGACCCTTTTGGAGATTGGAAAATGTTTGGCCTTCGGTATATAATAAACAGGACGGAGCGCGTGTTTAGGATATTAATATtctctttaaaacaaaactatcACGTATCAATCTGGGAGGTCGATTGGAGAGCCGCGACCGTCGGTGTGAACCGAGAGGTGACCTGAAAATCAAGGTAAGGAGCGAATTCGGATTTTTGCCACACCGCTAGTTTTTATGCACCGTATCCGTATTGCTCTTTGAGCGCAAAACTGAGATCTCAACCACACGCTTAAAAAAACAGGACTGGCACAACATTAGTCTTAGTGTGCAGTACCTCTGGAGCCCCCCTAGCCAGTTAAAAAACAATCTTGCCAATTCTGTTTCCTTTGGAcggtgggggggggataaaaacacaaacagggTCCCACCCCGACCCCCACCTTTCATGTGCCACTGCGAGGGCTGACTGCAGCAAAAAGTGGAGGTGATAGGATACCCCCCCCGAACATCTAAACACAAGATGGAGATCAAAGTGGCCCAGGAACACAAACCGCCCACCCGCTTGTGTCCGCAGTTATCTTAAGCACGCTGGCTTGGGAGCTCGACTCAGCTCGGGCAAGGGACTGCATGGGTAAGCGGGAATGGTGGCGGTAGGAAGGTGGGAGTGAGAACTAATGGAGGGGAACACAAGTGCTGGCACGACGTAAATGATAGCCAAGGTTTCCAGGTCATCCTTCTGTACAAATGGTAATGACGCGGAATGGGGAGTAAAGTCGACTACAAATTTCCAACTTCTTTCCAGCCTGTCCTGATTTTTAGATTTGCCTTGAGGCAATTTCACAGAATCTGTGCAGAGGTGGTTTTACTCCCTTGGCACATAGGGTCAACTGTACATTAAAAATCATCTCCAAATTAGGCCAGCTAAGGTCACGAGTGAGCCGAAGCGGCAGCACTTCtgggacattgtgatttccagaaaaaaaagaagtgaatTTTGAATACGTCATAATTAGGACATGTAAACACGCTGAGATAtaactaaaaatgaaaaattatcAAATACAtaaactgatgaataaatacaaaagaagAACCCACACAAgtacaaaaacaagatttgAACAGAGCAAATGAGCGAGTGAGAGGCAGCGTgacagagagagcgagagagagagagagagaaagagagagagacagagccTTGTCCATATTCGTGGCTCCCCGGCGCTGAAGCTTCCATCTGGTTATCTTCCAAAGGCAACCTGGGTGGCCCGGCCCAAGTACTTGACATCTTGATGCACTTCAGCAGTTTTACATACACACTGGCtttgtagaaaaataaatgtgtcattCGTCACCACATATGCTGATCTGTGGCCCGTGGAGAAGGCGCACAACACGGGGTGggagaaaggggagggggggggggctcgtcttttcagcctttttttttggctttgacTCCCTGAGCCCACATGTGTGTCAGCTCCCGGGCAGTAACTCGCAACCAACCGCGCCTCCTCTACGCGCCATGAGCTAATGTCGCAGCATGTGCCCGCCAGCGCAGACAAGGACGGGTTCTGTCGCAATGTTTGATATTTTGTAGCGTAGGCTATTGGGTCATGTTTTGGAACGCGCTAACCTGGGAACTTGCGGAACTTACAGACTCACTTGCAAAAGTTGATCTTTGGAAAAGTGGTACctgctcataaaaaaaaaaaattatgggCAAACTGGAACATTTAGCATCTTGGAAatttacaaaaaatgaaaaactatATGTTACAAAAATCTCACCCCAAAATTTATAAATTTAAATATCActgagaaaatatttgtaaaatttGGCAGCAGTTTCTTGCCCTATGACTCCGCTCACTTGGGCttgtgttgatttttgtttgcgCTCGTCATATTCGTTTGTTTTTCACATCCACCTGCGCCATCTTGGGTACCACGCTgatgtcaggaaaaaaaaaaaaaaaaaacacacaaatttgtgcgcgtgtgtggtTGTGACAATCAAGGCCGGGACAACATGTCCGTGTTTGTCAGGCTAATCAAAATAAGCTGGCAACCGAAAAGATACAAGGGCGTTGAAAagcaacacaaataaaaaaaaaaaagggcggACAAAGTAGCAAACAAACGAGGGGTGGTCATCAACAAATGAAGGTGAGGTCAGATGAGGTAAAGCGCTGGATAAATAAATCCGCACGGAACATCTGACCGACTCGCGAGTGAATCTTACAAGGTAACCAAACAAAGGCGTGTGATTCAGAGACGCCCGGCGGGGATTATTTACCCGGTACGTGTCCCCGGCAGGTGTAGTAGAACTCGCGGCAGAAGTCCTGGCAGAGCCGAGGAAGGTCGGGCTCCCTGTGTGGCATCCTGCCTGGTTCCGACGGGTTGAACAACACCTGCGCGTTAGGGGAGCAGCGCGCACACTTGATCTCCTCCAGCAGACGGCCGCATTCTGTGTTGTTGGTGGAGAAGATCTggagaccacacacacacagacacacaaagatgACTGATTAATGTTTAGCGTTGGAAAAAGGCAGCTTTGCCTGTTTGCTGTCTACACCCTGTTCCAAATAATTATGCATATAAGATTGAagtgaaataaacatttgagcTTTCGTTTAGCTGGGAAACTTCTCGTTTGTTATTCCTTCTGTCCGTTCTATTACATCACTTTGTGTCAGCTTTGATAATGACTTTCCCAGATGAGCTTGATTAAAGGGGAATTGGCGGTTCTGCAAAAAAGTATACGAGACACTTTAAGTGGACGCAAGTTAGGTAATCGAGAAAGACAAGTCAAGGTACAAGTAGACTAATAAACGGAAAGATCATGGTGCCAATAAGCAATTGCgttgttcttgttttgttttatgtccAATGCTAACATTGTCAGATTGTGCGCTAAAGaatgcgggaaaaaaaaaagcactcagCTAATTGCTACTAGTAGCCAACCCCACATAAAGTTACACAGTAAATTAGGCCGTCTGGAGCcaaatatcctttttttttttaacaactcgCAGCCACGCGACACGAAGGAAGCAAATATTACAAGCTCGACTTCGGGAGGCGGGTCGTTAGTAGCCCGGGAGTTAATCCGAAAAGAAATGAGCGGGATTATTTATGTAGCAAATTAGCTGCAACCAAACACAATGTAATCTGGTCTGGGTCAA
This window harbors:
- the LOC119128030 gene encoding hedgehog-interacting protein isoform X2 → MPHREPDLPRLCQDFCREFYYTCRGHVPELFQADADEFCQYYGRRDAGLCFPDFQRKQAQGQDSNYLGDEKMEDISRKHKHNCYCAQEVLSGLRQPVAAVHCGDGSQRLFVLEREGFVRILTHDLQLLKEPFLDIHKLVQSGLKGRDERGLLSLAFHPNYKKNGKLYVAYTTNQERWAIGPHDHILRVVEYTVSRKNPNQVDIRTLRVLMEVAELHRKHLGGQLLFSPEGLLYIILGDGMITLDDMEEMDGLSDFTGSVLSVDVDTDGCASPYSIPRDNPYFNGTNQPPEIFAQGLHDPGRCSVDRIQTENGSLLMLCTDASGKNSTTGRILEIHKGKDYENEPSVYDLQSIGGAPPVGGFIYRGCQSRRLYGSYVFGDKLGNLRILQKSSITPSAASDQWQEKPLCLGSASSCGSTLVGHILGFGEDELGEGYILASSKSMVQSQSGKLYKLVDPKRPLIPKECQRQVEPPELLMTACSRHCKNGHCTPTGKCCCSPGWEGPLCRIAKCVPGCRNGGVCMEPNKCLCKSGYSGDQCEQSEQGMPNDQEKDGLLDHIIDMTSYLLDLTSYIV
- the LOC119128030 gene encoding hedgehog-interacting protein isoform X1, which translates into the protein MKHLQFVLVLAIAVNVWECGDAKFGPERGSELSARRRRCYDGSLPKRLKKRERKVLLDGGAGSTTTSTTTTTGGGAEVCHRLYPRVSCCPTRRAAYQIAHRRDARIFSTNNTECGRLLEEIKCARCSPNAQVLFNPSEPGRMPHREPDLPRLCQDFCREFYYTCRGHVPELFQADADEFCQYYGRRDAGLCFPDFQRKQAQGQDSNYLGDEKMEDISRKHKHNCYCAQEVLSGLRQPVAAVHCGDGSQRLFVLEREGFVRILTHDLQLLKEPFLDIHKLVQSGLKGRDERGLLSLAFHPNYKKNGKLYVAYTTNQERWAIGPHDHILRVVEYTVSRKNPNQVDIRTLRVLMEVAELHRKHLGGQLLFSPEGLLYIILGDGMITLDDMEEMDGLSDFTGSVLSVDVDTDGCASPYSIPRDNPYFNGTNQPPEIFAQGLHDPGRCSVDRIQTENGSLLMLCTDASGKNSTTGRILEIHKGKDYENEPSVYDLQSIGGAPPVGGFIYRGCQSRRLYGSYVFGDKLGNLRILQKSSITPSAASDQWQEKPLCLGSASSCGSTLVGHILGFGEDELGEGYILASSKSMVQSQSGKLYKLVDPKRPLIPKECQRQVEPPELLMTACSRHCKNGHCTPTGKCCCSPGWEGPLCRIAKCVPGCRNGGVCMEPNKCLCKSGYSGDQCEQSEQGMPNDQEKDGLLDHIIDMTSYLLDLTSYIV